TCTAAATTTTTGACGATTAAATTGTCTATTTAAATCTGTATTTATAGTAAAACTAGCAGGTAATACATTAAAGTTTAATTCTTTTAAAAATTTCCAATACTTACCAGTAAATAACGAATCGTTTTTCTTGAAAGGTTCAATTAACTTAGGTTCAAAATTATAAGCGTAATTTACACCTGCTCTAACCTGTTTGTCAACAGATCTTTCAATCTCAAAGTCACGATGCTCCATTTTGTTATAAGAATAATTTAGAGTTAAGTTTTCTACATCATAAAAACTTGGTTTAGCCTCTCCTGTTCTATTCTTTTTAACACCAATAAAGTTTATACTTTTACGCTTTGTGTATGTTTCCGATTGTTCTAAAATCAAATCTCTTTCTGCATCATCAACAGCAGCATCCAAACGTGTGTCTAACTCAATATCTTCGTATTGTTGATCATACTTTGGTGTAATAACTTCCACTCCTTGACCGTAATTAAACGGAATTTGAATTCCCCATTTTTTAGGCAGTAATTGACCAACATTTACATTAGTTACTACATCATATTGTTTACTATCTTCAAGACTACGCTCATTTGGTCCTTGGTTTACATTTCCAAATCCAGCAGTACTCATTCTACCAGTTGCACTTACACTGGCAAAATCTGCTAATTGCGTATCAACCGTAACAATTGCTGCCCAACCACCTTCGTTTTCTAGTTCTGACAAACGCAATTCGTTAAACCAAATCTCTCCACATTGTAAGTTATTTGTACCATTTTTGACACCAACCATTAATGTTCTAACATCTCCAAAATTAGGATTTCCTTTTATAGCAACACGTTGTTGTCCTAAAACATAACCTCCATATTGATCTATAACTGGGACTAAATCTCCACCAACTACATCATAAAAATTTGCAGTACCATCCGTTAATGTTTGGTTGCTTATCCCTAAAGACTTTATACGTTGTAAAATTTCTAATTCTATATTAATTTCATTCTCTTCTGGCCAATACGCTTCGGCAGATCCACCTCCATTATACACTTTTAATGGTACTTCTATTTGATAGTAATTTTCTGTAAGGTCATTACCCATTCTAATAAAACCTACTAAATCAGAATCTGTAAGTCCAGGTGTTTCTCCATCTCTAGCATGCATAAACATTCTCAGTTTTTTGTACTGACGCATATCTACACTAATATTTTTAAATACTGCTCTGGAGTCTTTAGCTTTAAGATCACAAACATCTACGACAAGTGCTTGTTCATTTTGTCTAACAATAGTGTTGTTATTGTTAAGCTGCTCTGGCACTACACTTGGTGGCGAAACATAACTTCCGTCATTTTCTTGCGTACTTACAGCACCAACAGTAAAGGCTGTATCATCAAAATCTAAAGGTGTTGCACCACCATCTAATGACAATTGAAAACGTCTCCAATCACTACGAACCAGCTCTAATGTTCCAAATCTTAATGTTGTTTGTTGCTGAAAATCGTTAAGGTACATTCTAGAAAATCTTATAGAACGTAAATCCGTAATACCATTTACAACAAACTCGTCATCTGTACGAATAGGAATTCTAAACTGATACCATCTAGGATATTCAGTCTCTCCATTAGGTAATACTCTTGGATTGTTAGTATCTGTTACGTTTTTTGTATCAACAATATACTCGTTATTAATATTTAAAGATGCTGGAGTTATATCAATTTGATACTCAAAATAACTATCAATAGTATTCATGGTATTATCCCTATTGACATCTTCTACATCTGGTTGCGTTGTTGACCCTCTATTGGTATCACTAAATGCATCTGGAGAGTTACCATCTACACCATTATATAATTTGTATCTGTTAAATACATCACCTTCTGCATTTAAATAATAGTCATAATTATCTTTTGCAGGATCTGCTAGTCCAGAAAAACCTGAGGGAAACTTAGCAGCTTCCTCAACATCATCATATCCATCAAATCCAACATCTTGATTGGTTCTTTCTTGACCTGTTGTATCAAACGCATAAATTAAGGCTTGATTTTGTGGCACTACAGATTGAAACACCGTTTCTGGTAGCAAACTAATATTTCCATCTTGAGGTAAACCGTTTTCATATTGTTTACGTCCATCCTTAAGCACATCTTCTGATATATTACCTAAGTTGATAAATAATTTTCCACCTGGATTTCCTGGGTTTTCCTGAAATGGATCCTGTAACCAAAACTCGATATATTCAACATTTGCTTGTTCAAAATCCGTAGATGTAATCTGTCTTGTTATTCCAGCCCAACTACTTTCCGGGTTTGGTATTACACCACTTTCTGTACCTGGCTCAAAGTTATATGGACCTCGTTCTTGAGGATAATATGTTAAATCTAAAGTATTTAAAACTGATGTTTGACCTTGAGCAATATCCTGTTGTGGAAACAACTCGTTAACAAAAACACGACTAGTATATAATCCTGACATATCATCATCTGATATTCCTGATGGTCTTTGGCTACCATAAAATATAGGATCAATAGTATACCAGTTAAGCATGGCTCTACCATAACCGTTTTCTATTCCGTTATTATCTAACGCTGTAGAATTATTTACATTAAGTGGTCTACTTGATAAGCTCCAAGATTGTGCAGATTTAAGGTCTATTCCGTTTTGTGTACCTTCAAAATCATCGATATAAGCAGTCGCTTCTCCATTAAAATCTGTTCCTTTTGGCGCACCTGGCAATAAGTATGCAAAATCACCTCTAACTGAAATATTAGATGGTGCATCGGTATCAATATTAGGTAATTTATTAACTAACCTAGATAAAAACGGTACTTCCGAAGAATAATTAGCATTAAAACCAAAAATGGTATTATTTATAGGCTCATTAGCATAATTAGCTTTTTGAGTAATTGGACGCTCATTTAAATTAATATATGTACCTCCAATTACAAAATTGTCATTAAACTTATGTTCTACATTTAATCCTGTATAACGTTTAGTTTGCTGTCCAAAAATCGAATTATTTTCGGTTGATACTTCAATTGGGATGTTGGATGCTTTTAAACCTTCATCAATAATATAAACACGTCCTAATTGGTAATTAACTGTATAATCTTGTCCTTCTACTAAAACACGTCCTCCAGCTGATACACGAACGGATCCTCTTGGTACATTAAATCCTCCAATTGGGATTCCGTCTCCACCTGAAGATTTATAACGTCCTTTAATTTGGAATTTATTTTTTTGACTCTCGTCTAATGCTGCTGTTTTGGTTGCTTTATAAAGTAAATCATAGACATACTTTTCTTGATTGGCATTGGTATATATATCTGCTTCATAATCCGACGCGTTATTACCTGTATTACCGTCGTTATCTAAAACATCAAATAAATAACGTCCAAAAGGTTCTACTTTAGTAAATACAATTTTACCATTTTGCGGAATTACAGTAATGCCTGAAACAAAGTCAAAAAAACCGTCTCCATTAGTTTGTGGATCGTTATTGTAATTTAATCTATCAAAATTAAATAAGCGTAATAATGTGGTTTGATCTATAGGTTCGCCTTCAAAATCAGTTCCGAAAGGCGTACCTTCTACAGCAGTAATATAGTTTACAGGAGCAGATTCGTTATAAAAAATATTTAATTTAAAATCTTCTTGGGTTAATTGAAAAGCGTCTGTATCGTAAACGTTTTTCATCATTAAGTCCCAAATAGGTTGACTTGTACTTGTAATTGCACTTTTAAGAAGCTTAAGAATTAAACCTTGAGGGATTCCATTTAAAAGAACTACATTGTCATCAATTCCATCTGCATTTATATCTTCTCCTCCTGTTTGATCTACATCAGCATTGTTAGTAATACCGTCACTATCTGTATCATCACCATTATCAAACGTACCATCACCATCTACATCTACATCAGCAATATTTGGTATCCCATCATTATCATAATCTAAGGTCGTTCCTGTTGAGTTAACACCATCATTAGCAAACTCTCCTACTTGGTATACTTGACCACCAACTGTATATTGATAGGCTACTGCTAAAACCTCGTCATTATTTAAACGCTGATTTAAGGATATGTAACCTAATTGAGTATTAAGTGTGTATTCTTGACCTTCTAATAGTTTTCTACCATTCTCTTGCTTTACAAAATCAAAACCTTCATTAAACCCTGAAATTGAAATACCAGATTGAGCTGTAGCATTATCTCTGACTTGCTCTGCTAATTGCGAACCAGCATTACCAATATTTGTTGGGTCTAATCCATTGTTTCCGTTATCCGGAAATGCATTAGGTCCTCCTGTAACTGAAACGCCTGGATTACCAATGATACTAGTTTCTCCTAAATCTTGGAAAGCGACAAAGTTTCTAACATTTTCAGTACGATTACTTCTGTTAGTTATCCAAACCTCTATTCTTGTTATTTGAATATTATTATTAATAAAAGGGTAATTAGATAGTGCTTGATCGTAGTTATTACGGAAGTATTGTCCTAAGAAAAAGTGACGATTCTCATCATAATCTCTAATAAAAAACTCAAACTCGTCTAATGTTCCACCACCTTGAGCAGTTACTGACCTAGCGTCAGAACGCTGATCAGAGAATACTCCTGTAATTGTTGTTTTACCAAATTTTAATTGTGTTTTTACACCAAATAGACTTTGTGCTCCAGAAATTAAAGAGCTATTAATTGGCATACTAACGTTACCAACTTCAATTTTTTGAATGATATCATCTTCGGTTGGTGTGTATTCTAACTTAATTAAATTTTGAAAATCAAAAGTAGATTGTGTATCGTAATTAGTTGTTACTTGTAATCTTGATCCTACTTTACCAATCATACTTAGACTGATACGTTGGTCAAAATCGAATGAAAAATTACGTCTGTTTCTAGGAGAAAACGATGGATTATCCTGTTTAGTAAATAGGACACCTAAATCCATTTCAACAGTACCTTGTGGTATTATGGATATTGGTCCTTCACCAAAAATACTTTCAAAAAAACTAGAGTTGACATAAAACTCTGGTATTAAGTTTTTCTGAGCTTCTTTTACATCTCCTTTTTTACCGTCGTAAGCATCAATCTTATCCTTATAATACGATTTTAAATTCTGGCTTGATACTAATTCTAAATACTCATCTGGTGTTAAAATTACTGGATAATTAATATTAAACTCTCCAACTGTCTCAGTATATATGTATCTATCCGTTACAGGATCATAGGTGTATTTAGATTGTATACTTGATGGATTTTGCATTTGGATATTCCCTAAACTAAAACCTGTTTTGGTACTATCTTGTTCTACTTCATTTTCTTCTTGAGCAAAAGAAAATACCGAGACTAACAATGCAAAAGCAGTTAGTAAAAAATGTTTAAGGGATTTATAAAAGCTAAGTTGACTTGTATTCAAAATAAATTATAAATTTTTTAGGGCTAGTTTGATAATTGTTTCTACGTTAGCTTCTGGTTGGTCTTTGACAATTTTATCCAGTACTTTTTCTGCTTGTTTTTTAGCAAAACCTAATACTTCTAAAGCAGATAACGCTTCATCTTTGTTAGTATTGCTTTGACTTACAGAAACTTCGTCTATATCGTAAATTTTTAAGATTTTATCTTTTAAATCTATTATTACTCTTTGTGCTGTTTTTATCCCTATTCCTTTAATAGACTGAATTAAAGCAACATCATCCACAGCAATACCTTCTCTAATTTGTTTTGGCGTTAAAGATGATAACATGGTTCTTGCTGTATTTGCTCCAATACCACTTACAGAAATTAAAAGTCTAAATAATTCTCTTTCTGATGTTGAAGCAAAACCATATAAAGTATGCGCATCTTCCCTTATTTGAAGATGCGTATACAACTTTAAATTTTCTTGATTAGGAATTTGAGAATAGGTATGCAATGATATATTTAGCATATAACCCACTCCGTTGCAATCGATGACTACATCTGTTGGATTTTTCTCTACTAACTTTCCTTGTATGTGTGTAATCATAAATTTTTGTTAACTCTCCAAATGTAAGAAAATTATCTTTACATTAATTTAGTTCTTGTTTTCTAAGTTTTTTTCCCACTTTTCTTTTTGTTGCGCATCTATTACTGCTATTGCTGTCATGTTTACAATTTCGTCAACACTTGCGTGTAGTTGTAAGATATGGACAGGTTTACGCATTCCCATCATAATTGGTCCAACGGACTCTGCATTATTAAGTTCTTTTAATAACTTATAAGTAATGTTTGCTGACTCTAAATTAGGGAAGATTAAAGTGTTTACTTTTTTACCTGCTAGTTTAGAAAACGGGAAACTATCTGTTAACATTTGACTATTTAAAGCAAAATCTGTTTGTAACTCTCCATCTACTAATAAGTCAGGATGTCTTTTATGTAAATAGGATACTGCCTCTCTAACTTTAGTTGCTGTTTGGTCTTTTGATGATCCAAAGTTAGAATAAGAAGTCATTGCCATAATTGGTTCCATTCCAAACATTTTAACCACTTTAGCAGTCATTTGCGCAATTTTAGTTAAATCTTGAGCTGATGGGTTTATATTTATTGAAGTATCACTTAAAAACATAGGACCACGTTGGGTCATCATAACATTTGTTGTCGCAATTCTTGTAGATCCTGGTGCTAATCCTATTAGCTCCAACATTGGTTTTACAACCGAAGGATAACTACGAGAGTACCCAGAAATTAATGCATCTGCATCACCTTCATTAACCATCATTGCTGCATAGTAGTTACGTTCTCTCATTAACTTTTCAGCTAATAACAACGTTACTCCTTTTCTTCTGCGTTGTTCCCAATATATTTTTGCGTACTTATTTTTTTGTTCAAGTTGCTCGTCAGATTTAGGATCAATAATTAGTACATCTGCATCAAACTCTAGCTCTTCTTTTAAACGTTCAATTTCTTCTTTTCTACCTAATAAAATTGGTATAGCAACACCTTCTTCGTAAACTATTTGGGCTGCTTTTAATACATCTAAAGAATCTGCTTCTGTAAAAACAACACGCTTTGGATCTAGCTTAGATCTGTTTAATAATAATCTTACAATCTTATTATCGTTACCTAATCTATCTAATAATTGCTCTTCATATTTTTTCCAATCTTCAATTGGCTCTTTAGCCACACCACTTTCCATTGCAGCTTTTGCTACAGCTGGTGGTACCGTTGCTATTAATCTTGGATCAAATGGCTTAGGTATAATATACTCTTTACTAAACGTCAGGCGAGTTTCGCCATAAGCAATATTTACTTGTTCTGGTACAGACTCTTTAGCTAAGTCAGCTAATGCTTTTACAGCTGCCATTTTCATGGCTTCGTTAATTTTAGTGGCTCTAACGTCTAAAGCTCCTCTAAAAATAAACGGAAATCCTAGTACATTATTAACCTGATTAGGATGGTCACTTCGTCCTGTAGCCATAATAATATCCTTACGCGTTGCAATTGCCAAATCATAACCAATTTCTGGGTCTGGATTAGCCATAGCAAATACTATAGGGTTTTTAGCCATAACTAATAACATGGCAGGCGTTACAATATCCGAAGTTGATAAACCAACAAATACGTCAGCGTCAATCATTGCTTCATCCAATGTATCAATTTTACGGTGTGTTGCAAATTCGGCTTTTTGTGATGTTAAATTATCTCTGTCATCTCTAATTACACCTTTACTGTCTAACATGACCACGTTTTCACGTTTAGCACCAAATGCTAAATATAAACGCGTACAAGAAATTGCTGCCGCACCTGCACCACTTACTACTATTTTAACGTCCTCTATTTTTTTATCAGAAAGCTCTAAGGCGTTTAATAATGCTGCTGCAGAAATAATTGCAGTACCATGTTGGTCATCATGCATCACAGGAATATCAAGCTCTTCCTTTAAGCGTCTTTCTATTTCAAAAGCTTCAGGCGCTTTAATATCTTCTAGATTAATACCTCCAAAAGTTGGAGCTATCATTTTTACTGTTTGAATAAATTCTTCAACATTTTCAGTATCCACTTCAATATCAAAAACATCAATATCTGCGAAGATTTTAAATAATAAGCCTTTACCTTCCATTACAGGCTTAGAGGCTTCTGGACCAATATTACCCAATCCTAAAACTGCGGTACCATTAGTTATTACTGCTACAAGATTACCTTTAGCTGTATATTTATAAACGTTATTAACGTCTTTTTCTATTTCTAAACAAGGTTCTGCAACACCTGGAGAATAAGCTAAGGCTAAATCCCTTTGGGTTGCATATTTTTTTGTTGGAACTACTTTTATTTTACCTGGAGTTGGCTTTGCATGATATACTAAAGCTTCACGACGTCTACTTTGTTTGCTCATAATTTCACTTTAAGTTTTAGTGAATTACAAATGTAAGTTTTTAAGACGTTTGAACATAAAAAAAATGAGAGAGACTTTGAATAATCTTTGAATAATTTTAAACTAATAATAACACGATTTTGTATTATTATCTTTTATTAGAAGTATTGAAAACAAAGGTTATATAGCGTTACAAAAGCTTAATATTTTATTTTACAAACTCAATATTACGTTTTAAACCCTCAAACTTTGTGCGTTTTACAGCACTTTTTTGAAACACTTTTTTAAACACCTCTTCAGTAATGTCTTCCCAATCTTGTTTTGTCATAGCTAACATATCAGGATGTGGATTAAAAAGTGGCTCGTTATGAGGTTTTGAAAACTTATTCCATGGACAAACATCTTGGCAAACATCGCAACCAAACATCCAATCGTCAAATTTACCTTTCATTGCGGTTGGTAACTGCTCTTTAAGTTCTATAGTAAAATAACTAATACACTTACTACCATCAACAACGTAAGGCTCTGTTATGGCTTGCGTTGGACAAGCATCAATACATGCTGTACAAGTACCACAGTGATCGGAAACAATGGAATCGTATTCCAAATCTAAATCAATAATTAACTCTGCAATAAAATAAAAAGAACCCACTTGTTGGGTTAATAAATTACTATTCTTGCCAATCCAACCTAATCCAGATTTTGCTGCCCATGCTTTATCTAAAACTGGTGCAGAATCTACAAATGCACGTCCGGAAACATCACCTATTTCTTGATGAATAAAATGGGTTAATTCTTTAAGTTTTTCTTTAATTACAAAATGATAGTCCTGTCCATAGGCATATTTAGATAATTTTGGAGCTTTTTTGTCTTCCTGAACTTGAGAAGGATAGTAATTTAACAATAATGATATTACGGATTTAGAATCATCGACAAGTTTGGTTGGATCTAAACGTTTATCAAAATGGTTTTGCATGTAACCCATTTGACCATGCATATTTTTATTCAGCCAGTTTTCTAGTCTTGGTGCTTCTTTTTCTAAAAAACCTGCTTTACTAATACCACAAGATAAAAAGCCTAAGCGTTTAGCTTCGGCTTTGATTTGTGTTGTGTATTTAGATTTGTTATCAAGCATTATTATCTTATATGAAAACTAAGCTGTGCATTTTTAGGTTTTAAAGTAATTAAAGGAGTAATCTTAATATTTTCAAACTCAGGTTGAATTTTAAATTTTTTGACTAAAGCGGTAACAGCTATAATCATTTCAAACATAGCAAAATTGTTTCCAATGCATTTTCTTGGACCTGCTCCAAAAGGAAAATATTGGCTAGAAAACTGTCGTCCACCATCTGCAAAGCGTTCAGGTAAAAAAGATTCTGGATTATCCCATAACTTTGGATGTCTATGGATTTCGTAAACCGAAAACAGCAGATTACTACCTGGTTCAAATTCCATTTCATTAAAAACATCCTTCTCTATATTTACTCTGTCAATAAAATATGCTGGAGGATATAATCTCATGGACTCTTCAAGCACTTGTTGACAAACTTTAGACTGTGATATTCTAGTCATCAAATCAGCTTTATCACCACCAAGCTCAATAAACTCATTATAGATTTTATCTTGCCATTCAGGATGTTTTGCTAATAACTGAAATGTAAAAGTTAAAGCATTGGAAGTGGTTTCATGACCTGCAGTAAAAATTATTAAAATTTCGTCAATTAATTGGTTTTCTGTCATACCTTGACCATCCTCATAGCGAGTTTCCAATAGCATATCAAGTAAATCGTCATAACGTTTACCTGAAGTTGTACGTTGATCAACTATGCGTTTTAGTATAACTCTAGCTTCTTCTGATAAATCTAAATGCTTTTTTAAAGTGCCACCAATTTTAAACCACCATCCTAGATAAGGTTGCCTTAACTCTTTAACTAGCATGCGTTGATTTGCTTCGGTTATATACTGTAACCGCTCCATATCCTTATTGTTGGCTGCTTGAGTGAACAAAGATTTAACTACTGTTTGAAAAGCTACATCATTAAGAATTGGAAAAAGATCTATGGTTTTATTACTTTCAATCTTATTAAATTCTGAAATAATCGTCTGCTGCATACCATCAAGCAAATTTTGCAATTGCTTTTTATGAAAAGCTGGCTGCATCATCTTACGTTGTTTTTTCCATTTTTCGCCTTCAGACGTTAAAAGACCTTCTCCTACATATTTTACTAAATCTTCAGTTTGAATTTTTGATTTTGTATAGTTTTTTTGATTTTTTTGAAGCACATACTGCGCAAAAGCAGCGTCTCTACAAAAGTATATCTTAGTATTAAAACCTACATTAAGTTTAAACACATCACCTAACGCTTGAAAGTTTTTATTATGAAAAGGCAACGGATTTTTAAGAATCTCTAATGAATGCTTAATAAATTTTAATAATGAAACTTCTGGAATCTTTTTCATTTATCTAAATAAGAGATTATTATATATGTCCAAAGTTTTAGTGTTTAACATCAAAGTTTATTAAAACAAACCTCCTTGAATTGGACCTTTAATTTTTCCTAAATGTTTGTAAGCCAACTCTGTGACCTCACGACCTCTTGGTGTACGCATTATAAAACCTTGTTGTATTAAAAAAGGTTCGTAAACCTCCTCAATAGTCTCAGTACTCTCACTAACTGCAGTCGCAATAGTACTAATACCAACTGGTCCTCCCTTAAACTTTTCTATTATAGTAGATAGAATTTTATTATCCATCTCATCCAAACCATAGGCATCAACATTAAGCGCTTCTAAGCTATACTTTGCAATTTTAATATCGATACTTCCATTACCTTTTATTTGAGCAAAATCACGGACTCTACGCAGCAGTGCATTAGCAATTCTAGGTGTACCACGACTACGACCTGCTATCTCAATTGCTGCTTCCATAGATATTGGAACATTTAATATATCTGAACTACGTTGTATGATAGTAGTTAGTAATTCTGTATTATAATATTGTAATCTGCTTTGTATACCAAACCTTGCTCGCATAGGAGCTGTCAATAAACCTGATCTGGTTGTCGCACCAACAAGTGTAAATGGGTTTAGGTTAATTTGAACCGTTCTTGCATTTGGGCCAGACTCAATCATAATATCGATCTTATAGTCTTCCATTGCAGAATATAAATACTCTTCTACAATAGGACTTAAACGATGAATTTCGTCTATAAAAAGGACATCTCTTTCATCTAGATTGGTTAATAAACCTGCTAAGTCTCCTGGCTTATCCAATACAGGACCTGAGGTAACTTTAATACCAACACCTAACTCATTTGCTAATATGTTTGCTAAAGTAGTTTTACCAAGTCCTGGAGGACCATGAAATAATGTGTGATCTAACGCTTCATCACGACCTACAGCTGCTTGAACAAAGATTTGAAGATTTTCTAATACCTGATCTTGACCTGTAAAATCTTCAAAAGATAGAGGTCTTAATTGTTTTTCGACATCAAACTCTTCTGGAGTAAAATTATCGCTAGTTGGGTCAAGGTTATCGTTCATGTTAATGTTCCGCAAAAGCGGTAAACTTATAAATTATATAGCTTAAATAAAGCTAAGGAATAATATAAGCAAATATAAAGAAAAAGCCTTTCTGTTTTTACAGAAAGGCTTTTCAATATGATATTAGATTTAAAATCTAGTGTTGTAATTCTTCTTC
The genomic region above belongs to Olleya sp. Hel_I_94 and contains:
- a CDS encoding cytochrome P450, with amino-acid sequence MKKIPEVSLLKFIKHSLEILKNPLPFHNKNFQALGDVFKLNVGFNTKIYFCRDAAFAQYVLQKNQKNYTKSKIQTEDLVKYVGEGLLTSEGEKWKKQRKMMQPAFHKKQLQNLLDGMQQTIISEFNKIESNKTIDLFPILNDVAFQTVVKSLFTQAANNKDMERLQYITEANQRMLVKELRQPYLGWWFKIGGTLKKHLDLSEEARVILKRIVDQRTTSGKRYDDLLDMLLETRYEDGQGMTENQLIDEILIIFTAGHETTSNALTFTFQLLAKHPEWQDKIYNEFIELGGDKADLMTRISQSKVCQQVLEESMRLYPPAYFIDRVNIEKDVFNEMEFEPGSNLLFSVYEIHRHPKLWDNPESFLPERFADGGRQFSSQYFPFGAGPRKCIGNNFAMFEMIIAVTALVKKFKIQPEFENIKITPLITLKPKNAQLSFHIR
- the ruvB gene encoding Holliday junction branch migration DNA helicase RuvB, encoding MNDNLDPTSDNFTPEEFDVEKQLRPLSFEDFTGQDQVLENLQIFVQAAVGRDEALDHTLFHGPPGLGKTTLANILANELGVGIKVTSGPVLDKPGDLAGLLTNLDERDVLFIDEIHRLSPIVEEYLYSAMEDYKIDIMIESGPNARTVQINLNPFTLVGATTRSGLLTAPMRARFGIQSRLQYYNTELLTTIIQRSSDILNVPISMEAAIEIAGRSRGTPRIANALLRRVRDFAQIKGNGSIDIKIAKYSLEALNVDAYGLDEMDNKILSTIIEKFKGGPVGISTIATAVSESTETIEEVYEPFLIQQGFIMRTPRGREVTELAYKHLGKIKGPIQGGLF